The following coding sequences are from one Streptomyces sp. NBC_00536 window:
- a CDS encoding sirohydrochlorin chelatase: MSSPTGPANGLPVRMPRPRQTGRHRRPEPAVAPEGAPALVLAVPGAPSAASRGYAEEILSIGRSELPGLDAHIGFVEGDAGDDTAAAEFPGLSAVLTAIGQQRAARAEFARANGQDVPPPSGPDAVVVPLLVGPDGDLLRRIRRAMMDCSAAVELADVLGPHPLLAEAVHVRLSEAGLARADRARLFTVTTAADGIILATTGGPEAVQAAGITGMLLAARLAVPVMAAALDQEGSVAAVADELRQSSGAVQLALAPYLIGPEAADGLLDTACKEAGCAAADALGAYPALGKLAVAQYSRAAGISLDAPVH, from the coding sequence ATGAGCTCCCCCACTGGGCCCGCGAATGGCCTGCCCGTACGAATGCCGCGACCCCGCCAGACCGGACGGCACCGCCGGCCCGAGCCCGCGGTGGCGCCCGAGGGCGCGCCCGCGCTGGTACTCGCCGTGCCCGGTGCCCCTTCGGCCGCCTCGCGCGGGTACGCGGAGGAGATCCTGAGCATCGGCCGCTCCGAGCTGCCCGGCCTGGACGCGCACATCGGTTTCGTCGAAGGCGATGCCGGCGATGACACCGCGGCCGCCGAGTTCCCCGGCCTTTCGGCCGTCCTGACCGCGATCGGGCAGCAGCGCGCCGCGCGCGCCGAGTTCGCCCGCGCGAACGGCCAGGACGTGCCCCCGCCGAGCGGCCCGGACGCCGTGGTGGTCCCGCTGCTGGTCGGCCCCGACGGCGACCTGCTGCGCCGGATCCGCCGGGCCATGATGGACTGCTCCGCCGCCGTCGAACTCGCCGATGTCCTCGGACCGCACCCGCTGCTGGCGGAGGCCGTGCACGTACGGCTCTCCGAGGCGGGCCTGGCCCGCGCCGACCGCGCCCGGCTGTTCACCGTGACCACGGCCGCCGACGGCATCATCCTGGCCACCACCGGTGGCCCGGAGGCCGTCCAGGCCGCGGGGATCACCGGCATGCTGCTCGCCGCCCGCCTCGCCGTGCCCGTGATGGCCGCCGCCCTGGACCAGGAGGGTTCCGTGGCCGCCGTCGCCGATGAGCTGCGCCAGTCCTCCGGCGCCGTCCAGCTGGCGCTGGCCCCGTACCTGATCGGCCCGGAAGCCGCCGACGGGCTGCTCGACACCGCGTGCAAGGAGGCCGGCTGCGCCGCGGCCGACGCGCTCGGTGCCTACCCGGCGCTCGGCAAGCTCGCCGTGGCGCAGTACAGCCGCGCCGCGGGGATCTCCCTGGACGCCCCGGTGCACTGA
- a CDS encoding lactonase family protein — translation MGSFTSTGGRGITTADVDPATGALTPVGATDALADPSYLALAVDAADAPVLYAVSETKRGAVGAFRPSGAAGLVPLGSPVAVDASGPTHLSVSGNRLLTANYTSGSVSTLARAADGRPTGPASVLRHHGSGPDADRQGEPHAHQVLPDPGGRWVLSVDLGTDSVRVCALDAASGALRVHSEAALAPGNGPRHLAFHPGGALLYVLNELRPLLTVCRWDAAAGTVEPVAEVPVAPEGGSGAVRAYPSALVVSPDGRFLWAAVRGLDLIAALALPGDGAKPLVTGSVPCGGRWPRDLALDPAGRRLYAANEHSGDVTWFDVDPLTGLPRRAGSAAVPAATCVVFG, via the coding sequence ATCGGCTCGTTCACCTCGACGGGCGGCCGCGGCATCACCACCGCCGACGTCGACCCGGCGACCGGCGCCCTGACCCCCGTCGGCGCCACCGACGCCCTCGCCGACCCCTCCTACCTCGCGCTCGCCGTGGACGCAGCGGACGCCCCGGTGCTCTACGCGGTCAGCGAGACCAAGCGCGGCGCCGTCGGCGCCTTCCGGCCGTCCGGCGCGGCCGGGCTGGTCCCGCTGGGCTCCCCGGTCGCCGTCGACGCCTCCGGCCCCACCCACCTCAGCGTCAGCGGGAACCGGCTGCTCACCGCGAACTACACCTCGGGCAGCGTGAGTACGCTCGCCCGCGCCGCCGACGGCCGCCCCACCGGCCCGGCTTCGGTGCTGCGCCACCACGGGTCCGGCCCCGACGCCGACCGTCAGGGGGAGCCGCACGCCCACCAGGTGCTGCCGGATCCGGGCGGGCGCTGGGTGCTCAGCGTGGACCTCGGCACCGACTCGGTGCGGGTGTGCGCCCTCGACGCGGCCAGCGGCGCACTGCGGGTGCACTCCGAAGCCGCGCTGGCGCCGGGCAACGGTCCCCGCCACCTCGCCTTCCACCCCGGCGGCGCGCTGCTCTACGTACTGAACGAGCTGCGGCCGCTGCTGACCGTCTGCCGGTGGGACGCGGCCGCCGGGACAGTGGAACCGGTCGCGGAGGTTCCGGTCGCCCCAGAGGGCGGCTCAGGGGCCGTACGGGCCTACCCCTCGGCCCTCGTGGTCTCGCCCGACGGCCGGTTCCTCTGGGCGGCCGTCCGCGGCCTCGACCTGATCGCCGCCCTCGCCCTGCCCGGCGACGGCGCGAAGCCGCTGGTCACGGGCAGCGTCCCGTGCGGTGGCCGGTGGCCGCGGGACCTGGCCCTCGACCCGGCCGGACGGCGGCTGTACGCGGCCAACGAGCACTCCGGGGACGTCACCTGGTTCGACGTGGACCCGCTGACCGGGCTGCCGCGCCGCGCCGGATCCGCCGCGGTGCCCGCCGCCACCTGCGTCGTCTTCGGCTGA
- a CDS encoding nitric oxide synthase oxygenase, with amino-acid sequence MEILHPTSTVHQVWQEAREFIRLFHRENPEAGDPAARLDAVRTQLAETGTYRHTHDEVVHGARVAWRNSNRCIGRLYWNSLRVRDRRGLAGADEIAAECFEHLRDATNGGRVRPTITVFAPDAPDRPGPLIWSEQLIRYAGYGDEDSIPVGDPRNASLTRTLCRLGWTGGRGTAFDLLPLVVQGRDDKPRWFELPADAVLEVPIEHPEGDHWADWGLRWHAVPAISNMCLEIGGIHYPAAPFNGWYMGTEIGSRNLGDEDRYNLLPEVARRMRLDTSSDRSLWKDRAMVELNRAVLDSFDRAGVTIADHHTESRRFLSHIDREERKGRDVGADWSWIVPPMSGSATPVFHRTYEDRRQSPAYVQHAGARERALGRDLV; translated from the coding sequence ATGGAAATTCTGCATCCGACGTCGACGGTCCATCAGGTGTGGCAAGAGGCGCGGGAATTCATCCGGCTGTTCCACCGGGAGAATCCGGAGGCCGGTGATCCGGCCGCCCGGCTCGACGCCGTACGGACCCAGCTGGCGGAGACCGGAACCTACCGGCACACCCATGACGAGGTCGTCCACGGGGCCCGCGTCGCCTGGCGCAACAGTAACCGGTGCATAGGCAGGCTGTACTGGAACTCGCTGCGCGTGCGCGACCGCAGGGGCCTCGCCGGCGCCGACGAGATCGCCGCGGAGTGCTTCGAGCACCTGCGGGACGCCACCAACGGCGGCCGGGTGCGGCCCACGATCACCGTCTTCGCCCCGGACGCCCCGGACCGCCCCGGACCGCTCATCTGGAGCGAGCAGCTGATCCGTTACGCCGGATACGGCGACGAGGACTCGATACCCGTCGGCGACCCGCGCAACGCCTCGCTGACCCGGACCCTGTGCCGGCTCGGCTGGACCGGCGGCCGCGGCACCGCGTTCGACCTGCTGCCCCTGGTCGTGCAGGGCCGCGACGACAAGCCCCGCTGGTTCGAACTCCCCGCGGACGCGGTGCTGGAAGTGCCGATCGAGCACCCGGAGGGCGACCACTGGGCGGACTGGGGGCTGCGCTGGCACGCGGTCCCGGCGATCTCCAACATGTGCCTGGAGATCGGCGGCATCCACTACCCGGCCGCCCCCTTCAACGGCTGGTACATGGGGACCGAGATCGGCTCCCGCAACCTCGGCGACGAGGACCGCTACAACCTGCTGCCCGAGGTGGCCCGCAGGATGCGCCTGGACACCTCCAGCGACCGCTCGCTGTGGAAGGACCGGGCGATGGTCGAGCTGAACCGGGCGGTGCTCGACTCCTTCGACCGGGCCGGGGTCACCATCGCCGACCACCACACCGAGTCCCGCCGCTTCCTCTCCCACATCGACCGGGAGGAGCGCAAGGGGCGTGACGTGGGGGCGGACTGGTCCTGGATCGTGCCCCCGATGTCGGGTTCCGCGACCCCCGTCTTCCACCGCACCTACGAGGACCGGCGCCAGAGCCCGGCGTACGTCCAACACGCCGGTGCGCGGGAACGGGCCCTGGGGCGGGATTTGGTCTAG
- a CDS encoding FUSC family protein gives MFVAPDPGRLRLRNSLRAVTGIGLAVTAAELCGLSLTASITGGLTALLALFTVTDPSVRAQRVTTALLPVAGFPVLALATSLHGVPLARDAAFLAVVLGGVYARRWGPRGHALGIFAFMSFFITQFLHAVPAQLPELYAAVALALLAAGTVRFVLWPLERRYPPAAVPPGLPGRGLARTTTRQAFQATAACAVALSLGQFFSEDRWYWAVGTTWWIFVNTTSRGETLVRGFRRVLGTVIGIVVGLLIAIPLHGAPAPTAALVAVCVFGIFYTAPVSYSWMMLAVTVMAGLLYGLLGVLSPALLVLRLVETGVGAVCAALAVVLVLPVTTHATNDAWIQRALRCVHAATAAAAARLAGSPTADPAPHAAELELLLARVRMALAPLVHPLSPFRDRRARARRVIALLDDCAREVRGLAAVAADPSASHDARLAAACWRVEAAVEALTAPITGLGHDREPAAAAIPPAPAGPALAHLHGLERALAELAHPLRSDRPSPLVSAG, from the coding sequence ATGTTCGTGGCTCCGGATCCGGGGCGTCTGAGACTGCGCAACTCACTGCGCGCGGTGACCGGGATCGGCCTCGCCGTCACCGCCGCCGAACTGTGCGGCCTGTCGCTCACCGCCTCCATCACCGGGGGCCTGACCGCACTGCTCGCCCTGTTCACCGTCACCGACCCGAGCGTGCGCGCCCAGCGGGTGACCACGGCCCTGCTGCCGGTGGCCGGATTCCCGGTGCTGGCCCTGGCCACGTCCCTGCACGGGGTCCCGCTCGCCCGCGACGCGGCCTTCCTCGCCGTCGTCCTCGGCGGGGTCTACGCCCGCCGCTGGGGTCCGCGCGGCCACGCGCTCGGCATCTTCGCCTTCATGAGCTTCTTCATCACCCAGTTCCTGCACGCCGTCCCCGCCCAGCTGCCCGAGCTGTACGCCGCCGTGGCGCTGGCCCTGCTCGCCGCGGGCACCGTGCGGTTCGTGCTGTGGCCCCTCGAACGCCGCTACCCGCCCGCCGCCGTGCCCCCCGGGCTGCCCGGGCGCGGCCTCGCCCGCACCACCACGCGCCAGGCGTTCCAGGCCACGGCCGCCTGCGCGGTCGCCCTGTCCCTGGGCCAGTTCTTCTCCGAGGACCGCTGGTACTGGGCCGTCGGCACCACCTGGTGGATCTTCGTCAACACCACCTCCCGGGGCGAGACGCTGGTCCGCGGGTTCCGCCGGGTCCTCGGTACGGTCATCGGCATCGTCGTCGGGCTGCTGATCGCGATCCCGCTGCACGGCGCCCCCGCGCCCACCGCCGCGCTGGTCGCCGTGTGCGTCTTCGGGATCTTCTACACGGCCCCCGTGTCCTACAGCTGGATGATGCTCGCCGTCACCGTCATGGCCGGGCTGCTCTACGGCCTGCTCGGCGTCCTGAGCCCGGCCCTGCTGGTGCTGCGCCTGGTGGAGACCGGGGTCGGGGCGGTGTGCGCCGCGCTCGCCGTGGTCCTCGTCCTGCCCGTCACCACCCACGCCACCAACGACGCCTGGATCCAGCGCGCCCTGCGCTGCGTGCACGCCGCCACCGCGGCCGCCGCGGCCCGCCTCGCGGGGTCGCCCACCGCGGACCCGGCCCCGCACGCCGCGGAGCTGGAACTGCTGCTGGCGCGGGTACGGATGGCGCTCGCGCCCCTCGTGCATCCCCTGAGCCCCTTCCGCGACCGGCGGGCCCGGGCCCGCCGGGTCATCGCCCTGCTGGACGACTGCGCCCGCGAGGTGCGCGGCCTCGCCGCCGTCGCGGCCGACCCCTCCGCCTCCCACGACGCCCGGCTCGCCGCCGCCTGCTGGCGGGTGGAGGCCGCGGTGGAAGCGCTCACCGCACCCATCACCGGCCTCGGCCACGACCGGGAGCCCGCGGCGGCCGCCATCCCCCCGGCCCCCGCCGGGCCCGCGCTCGCCCACCTGCACGGGCTGGAGCGGGCGCTCGCCGAACTGGCCCACCCGCTGCGCTCGGACCGCCCCTCCCCGCTGGTCAGCGCCGGCTGA
- a CDS encoding NAD-dependent epimerase/dehydratase family protein, producing MRNICVIGGSRYFGKHLVELEREAGNKVTVINRGSTPRLPGTTRLVADRDDERQLREALGARTFDVVFDQVAYTPEQAATARRVFEGRTGRYVMTSTMEVYDPATFAALPTGPEGPLLAEDRLDLAALPPAREPSRAGDAPDPATAYAEGKRRAEAVLLTDPAFDTVTVRTAHVLGGGSADFTGRLAHYVERIAAGRPVDIHADPRPTSFVHHEEIARFLHWTGSGTFTGPVNAASHGALTVTELCDLIAAGTGRRPRYRTVPGGGAASPFSFDRSYAMDNGRAARLGFGFGRVEDWLPGAAAEARADALVRTG from the coding sequence ATGCGAAACATATGCGTCATCGGCGGAAGCCGGTACTTCGGCAAGCACCTGGTCGAGCTGGAGCGGGAGGCCGGGAACAAGGTCACCGTCATCAACCGCGGCTCCACCCCGCGACTGCCCGGAACCACCCGTCTCGTCGCCGACCGGGACGACGAGCGGCAACTGCGCGAGGCCCTCGGCGCGCGCACCTTCGACGTGGTCTTCGACCAGGTCGCCTACACCCCGGAGCAGGCCGCGACCGCCCGCCGCGTCTTCGAGGGCCGCACCGGGCGGTACGTGATGACCTCGACGATGGAGGTGTACGACCCGGCCACCTTCGCCGCCCTGCCCACCGGCCCCGAGGGGCCCCTGCTCGCCGAGGACCGCCTCGACCTCGCCGCCCTGCCCCCGGCGCGGGAGCCGTCCCGCGCCGGGGACGCGCCGGATCCCGCGACCGCCTACGCCGAGGGCAAGCGCCGGGCCGAGGCCGTCCTCCTCACCGACCCGGCCTTCGACACCGTGACCGTCCGGACGGCCCACGTGCTCGGCGGGGGGTCCGCGGACTTCACCGGACGGCTCGCCCACTACGTCGAGCGGATCGCCGCGGGCCGGCCCGTCGACATCCACGCCGACCCCCGCCCGACCTCCTTCGTCCACCACGAGGAGATCGCCCGCTTCCTGCACTGGACGGGGTCCGGGACCTTCACCGGACCCGTCAACGCGGCCTCCCACGGAGCGCTCACCGTGACCGAGCTCTGCGACCTGATCGCGGCCGGGACCGGCCGGCGCCCCCGCTACCGCACGGTGCCCGGCGGCGGCGCCGCCTCCCCGTTCTCCTTCGACCGCTCCTACGCCATGGACAACGGGCGGGCCGCCCGCCTCGGCTTCGGCTTCGGCCGGGTCGAGGACTGGCTGCCGGGCGCCGCTGCCGAGGCCCGCGCGGACGCCCTCGTACGGACCGGCTGA
- a CDS encoding LysR family transcriptional regulator, whose product MIDVQRLRVLRAVAEHGSFNKAAGALLLTPSAVSQHIAALERTLGHPVAVRSTRGVTLTEPGRLLVETAETISDELEQVRRRIDRLGSPRPRLTLATFTSGGRHLLPAALTRFVAAWPEVELTVLEAEPEEAVAMVRRGAADLALAYRFDAPAVAGSGARPALDWTPLMDDPLSVVLPRGHRFADRASLGLRELAAERWVLGCMKTEAYLRRYAAQAGFELRVAASSTDYFFAQSLVAAGVGVSLVPRISLAPGPGAVAVEVEPPRPARYIGVIAVRRRAPQPYVEALTGELVAEAGAQADAGEGGRPDAAAAGAVDPAPAAAHTVSVRE is encoded by the coding sequence ATGATCGATGTGCAGCGGCTGCGCGTGCTGCGGGCCGTCGCCGAGCACGGCAGCTTCAACAAGGCGGCCGGAGCGCTGCTGCTGACCCCGTCGGCGGTCTCACAGCACATCGCGGCGCTGGAGCGGACCCTCGGTCACCCGGTGGCGGTGCGCAGCACCCGCGGGGTCACGCTCACCGAGCCCGGGCGGCTGCTGGTCGAGACGGCGGAGACGATCTCCGACGAGCTCGAACAGGTCCGGCGGCGGATCGACCGGCTCGGCTCGCCCCGCCCCCGGCTGACCCTCGCCACCTTCACCAGCGGCGGCCGTCACCTGCTGCCCGCGGCGCTGACGCGGTTCGTGGCCGCGTGGCCCGAGGTCGAGCTGACCGTGCTGGAGGCCGAGCCGGAGGAGGCGGTGGCGATGGTCCGCCGGGGCGCGGCCGATCTGGCGCTGGCCTACCGCTTCGACGCTCCGGCGGTCGCGGGCTCCGGGGCGCGTCCGGCACTCGACTGGACGCCGCTGATGGACGACCCGCTGTCGGTGGTGCTGCCGCGCGGTCACCGGTTCGCGGACCGTGCCTCGCTCGGGCTCCGCGAGCTGGCCGCCGAGCGCTGGGTGCTGGGCTGCATGAAGACGGAGGCGTACCTGCGGCGGTACGCGGCCCAGGCCGGTTTCGAACTGCGGGTCGCCGCCTCCTCGACCGACTACTTCTTCGCGCAGTCGCTGGTCGCGGCGGGTGTGGGCGTCTCGCTCGTGCCCCGGATCTCGCTGGCGCCGGGGCCGGGCGCGGTGGCCGTGGAGGTGGAACCGCCGCGGCCCGCCCGGTACATCGGGGTGATCGCGGTGCGCCGGCGCGCGCCGCAGCCGTACGTCGAGGCGCTGACCGGGGAGCTGGTCGCCGAGGCGGGTGCGCAGGCGGACGCGGGCGAGGGCGGGAGGCCGGACGCGGCGGCGGCCGGGGCGGTGGATCCCGCCCCGGCCGCCGCGCACACGGTGTCCGTCAGGGAGTGA
- a CDS encoding TIM-barrel domain-containing protein gives MRLTPHLLPPLPPLFRRSPRPRRPGRRTPLAALLAGALAVAGLAAAGPAASLAEAASAAVPAAAAASTAGNATGLSQSGNTFTVTSTSGAKVRVVVARADVFRLWLSPDGAFTNDPAGSDLAPTTDFGPVSTGYTDAGSYYKITTGSVSIRVNKAPLQFSVYRADDSTLVWQETQPTSWTGSQTTQYLARGADEQFYGTGLRLGEWALRGKTVPVAVDNKWRENNNASPAPFYMSTNNYGVMRNTWAPGSYSFNAPSTLTHNENRFDAWYFTGDSLKSVLDAYTDVSGKPFMAPMWGFELGNADCFNASNPAYQGDHNRLRHQTTPDVVGYATDARAADMPSGWFLPNDGYGCGYTAPLKSTVDALKAKGFQTGLWTSTGLGSITDEVSVAGTRGVKTDVAWIGGGYKTAFSGVQQAVDGIEKNSDARRYVWTVDGWAGTQRNAVVWTGDTNGTWDDMRWHVPAIAGAGLSGLNYASGDIDGIFGGSPKTYVRDLQWKAFTPAFMTMSGWGATNPAAGYQDKQPWRFAEPYLSINRKYLQLKMRLMPYLYTMSSIAHDTGVPSTRAMVLDYPDDPVARGNLTSGQFMAGDSFLVAPVVSDTAVRDGIYLPAGTWTDYWTGKTYAGPGWLNNYAAPLDTLPLFVKGGAIVPMWPQMNYAGEKPLSTLTYDITPRGDSAFSLYEDDGLTRAYQNGASAHQQVNVSAPTTGSGKVTVSVGASTGDYTGKPASRGYEFTLHVASAPAAVTVDGAALTRLGSKSAYDTAATGWFFDPADRAGVLWVKTSAKSGAFTVSATGTTIPAAQPIPSSGAPIPQTGWSLVSADSQETSAENGAATNAFDGNPATLWHTAWSSGTPAALPHEISIDLGARYAVDGLGYLPRQDGGSNGRIGGYEVYVSDSSTDWGSPVATGTLPDTAAAKTVPLAAKTGRYLRLRALTEAGGRGPWTSAAEITLTGRPAPLPTDATLVNGASGTCADLPHSATAPGTEPTLYTCHGGPNQRWTLQSDGRITGLGGVCLDATAGATGAVTVRACATAPVPAAQNWQQGADGSLRSGGQCLVPTGSGTANGTTLGRAVCTGSAAQRWTFTP, from the coding sequence ATGAGACTCACCCCCCACCTCCTGCCACCGCTCCCACCCCTCTTCCGGCGCTCCCCGCGCCCCCGGCGCCCCGGCCGCCGCACCCCGCTCGCCGCGCTGCTGGCCGGCGCCCTCGCCGTGGCGGGCCTGGCCGCCGCCGGACCGGCGGCCTCCCTGGCCGAGGCCGCGTCCGCCGCCGTGCCCGCCGCCGCGGCGGCTTCCACGGCGGGCAACGCCACCGGGCTGAGCCAGTCCGGGAACACCTTCACCGTGACCTCGACCAGCGGCGCCAAGGTCCGCGTGGTGGTCGCGCGGGCCGACGTCTTCCGGCTCTGGCTCTCCCCGGACGGGGCCTTCACCAATGACCCGGCGGGCTCCGACCTGGCCCCCACCACCGACTTCGGCCCGGTGAGCACCGGATACACCGACGCGGGCAGCTACTACAAGATCACCACCGGCTCCGTGTCGATCCGGGTCAACAAGGCGCCGTTGCAGTTCTCCGTCTACCGCGCCGACGACTCCACCCTCGTCTGGCAGGAGACCCAGCCGACCAGCTGGACCGGCAGCCAGACCACCCAGTACCTGGCCCGCGGCGCCGACGAACAGTTCTACGGAACCGGCCTGCGGCTGGGGGAGTGGGCGCTGCGCGGCAAGACCGTACCCGTCGCGGTCGACAACAAGTGGCGGGAGAACAACAACGCCAGCCCCGCGCCCTTCTACATGTCGACCAACAACTACGGCGTCATGCGCAACACCTGGGCCCCGGGCTCGTACTCCTTCAACGCCCCCAGCACCCTGACCCACAACGAGAACCGCTTCGACGCCTGGTACTTCACCGGTGACTCCCTCAAGTCCGTGCTCGACGCCTACACCGATGTCAGCGGCAAACCGTTCATGGCACCGATGTGGGGCTTCGAACTCGGCAACGCCGACTGTTTCAACGCCTCCAACCCCGCATACCAGGGCGACCACAACCGGCTGCGCCACCAGACCACCCCGGACGTCGTCGGCTACGCGACCGACGCCCGCGCCGCCGACATGCCCTCCGGCTGGTTCCTGCCCAACGACGGCTACGGCTGCGGCTACACCGCGCCGCTGAAGTCCACCGTCGACGCGCTGAAGGCCAAGGGCTTCCAGACCGGCCTGTGGACCTCCACCGGACTCGGCTCCATCACCGACGAGGTGTCCGTGGCCGGAACCCGCGGGGTCAAGACGGACGTCGCCTGGATCGGCGGCGGCTACAAAACGGCCTTCTCCGGCGTCCAGCAGGCCGTGGACGGCATCGAGAAGAACTCCGACGCCCGCCGCTACGTGTGGACCGTCGACGGCTGGGCGGGCACCCAGCGCAACGCCGTCGTCTGGACCGGCGACACCAACGGCACCTGGGACGACATGCGCTGGCACGTCCCCGCCATCGCGGGCGCGGGCCTCTCCGGCCTGAACTACGCCTCGGGCGACATCGACGGCATCTTCGGCGGCAGCCCCAAGACCTACGTCCGCGACCTCCAGTGGAAGGCCTTCACCCCGGCCTTCATGACCATGTCCGGCTGGGGCGCGACCAACCCGGCCGCGGGCTACCAGGACAAGCAGCCCTGGCGGTTCGCCGAGCCCTACCTGTCCATCAACCGCAAGTACCTCCAGCTCAAGATGCGGCTGATGCCGTACCTCTACACGATGAGCTCCATCGCCCACGACACCGGCGTGCCCAGCACCCGCGCCATGGTCCTGGACTACCCGGACGACCCGGTGGCGCGCGGCAACCTCACCAGCGGCCAGTTCATGGCCGGGGACTCCTTCCTCGTCGCCCCGGTCGTCTCCGACACCGCCGTCCGTGACGGGATATACCTCCCCGCCGGCACCTGGACCGACTACTGGACCGGAAAGACCTACGCCGGGCCGGGCTGGCTGAACAACTACGCCGCCCCCCTCGACACCCTGCCCCTGTTCGTCAAGGGCGGCGCCATCGTGCCCATGTGGCCCCAGATGAACTACGCGGGCGAGAAGCCGCTCTCCACCCTTACCTACGACATCACCCCGCGCGGCGACTCCGCCTTCTCCCTCTACGAGGACGACGGCCTCACCCGCGCCTACCAGAACGGCGCCTCCGCCCACCAGCAGGTCAATGTCAGCGCCCCCACCACCGGTTCGGGCAAGGTCACCGTCTCCGTCGGGGCCTCCACGGGCGACTACACCGGCAAACCCGCCTCCCGCGGCTACGAGTTCACCCTCCACGTCGCCTCGGCCCCCGCCGCCGTCACGGTGGACGGCGCCGCCCTCACCCGGCTCGGTTCCAAGAGCGCCTACGACACGGCCGCCACCGGCTGGTTCTTCGACCCGGCCGACCGCGCGGGCGTGCTGTGGGTCAAGACCAGTGCGAAGTCCGGCGCGTTCACCGTCTCCGCCACCGGTACGACGATCCCCGCGGCCCAGCCGATCCCGTCCTCCGGCGCCCCGATCCCGCAGACCGGCTGGTCCCTGGTCTCCGCGGACAGCCAGGAGACGAGCGCCGAGAACGGCGCCGCCACCAACGCCTTCGACGGCAACCCGGCCACCCTCTGGCACACCGCCTGGTCCTCCGGCACCCCGGCGGCCCTGCCGCACGAGATCAGCATCGACCTCGGCGCCCGGTACGCGGTGGACGGTCTCGGCTACCTGCCCCGCCAGGACGGCGGCAGCAACGGCCGGATCGGCGGCTACGAGGTGTACGTCTCCGACAGCAGCACCGACTGGGGCTCCCCGGTGGCCACCGGCACCCTCCCCGACACCGCGGCGGCCAAGACCGTACCGCTGGCCGCGAAGACCGGGCGCTACCTGCGGCTGAGGGCGCTCACCGAGGCGGGCGGCCGGGGGCCCTGGACCAGCGCGGCCGAAATCACCCTGACCGGGCGGCCCGCACCGCTGCCCACCGACGCCACCCTCGTCAACGGCGCCTCGGGAACCTGCGCGGACCTGCCGCACAGCGCCACCGCCCCGGGCACCGAACCCACCCTGTACACCTGCCACGGCGGGCCCAACCAGCGCTGGACCCTCCAGAGCGACGGCCGGATCACCGGTCTCGGCGGGGTCTGCCTCGACGCCACGGCCGGGGCCACCGGCGCCGTGACGGTACGGGCCTGCGCCACCGCGCCGGTCCCGGCCGCCCAGAACTGGCAGCAGGGAGCGGACGGCAGCCTGCGCAGCGGCGGCCAGTGCCTGGTCCCGACGGGCTCGGGCACCGCCAACGGCACCACGCTGGGCCGGGCCGTGTGCACCGGCTCCGCCGCGCAACGCTGGACCTTCACTCCCTGA